A single genomic interval of Spirosoma taeanense harbors:
- a CDS encoding homoserine O-acetyltransferase family protein gives MNLQYFDYKYSFPLESGASLPGFRLAYTTRGTLNRNADTNEPTNVVWICHALTGNADAGDWWSGMVGHGKYFDPEKDFIVCANVIGSCYGSTGPLSINPATGIPYHHDFPALTIRDMVSAMDLLRQELNIETIDTCIGGSVGGEQAIEWAILQPNLIKNLILIASGAVASPWCIAFNEAQRMAIEADPTWCERRDDAGIAGMKAARAMAMISYRNYDTYGFTQALDNNEQLDGYKAASYQRYQGDKLADRFNAFTYWTLSKVMDSHNVGRNRGSILNALAQVKARTLVVGIRSDLLFPPTEQQFLARHIPDATYEEIDSLYGHDGFLIEFRPLATLIRKWKAANTAKTTVVASLKSNP, from the coding sequence TTGAACCTCCAGTACTTCGATTATAAATATTCCTTCCCGCTTGAATCGGGGGCGAGTCTGCCGGGTTTCCGGCTGGCCTATACGACGCGTGGCACACTCAATCGGAACGCCGACACCAACGAACCAACCAACGTTGTCTGGATTTGCCATGCGCTGACGGGTAATGCCGACGCCGGCGACTGGTGGAGCGGTATGGTAGGCCACGGTAAATATTTCGATCCGGAAAAAGACTTTATTGTCTGTGCCAATGTAATTGGGTCCTGTTACGGCTCAACGGGGCCGCTGTCAATCAATCCGGCCACGGGCATCCCCTATCACCACGACTTTCCGGCACTTACCATCCGGGATATGGTAAGTGCAATGGACCTATTACGTCAGGAGTTGAACATTGAGACAATTGATACCTGCATTGGCGGATCAGTCGGGGGCGAGCAGGCCATCGAATGGGCGATCCTGCAGCCGAACCTCATCAAAAACCTGATCCTGATTGCCTCGGGTGCAGTGGCTTCGCCCTGGTGTATTGCGTTCAATGAAGCCCAGCGGATGGCGATTGAAGCCGACCCCACCTGGTGCGAACGACGCGACGACGCGGGTATTGCCGGGATGAAAGCAGCCCGGGCCATGGCCATGATTTCCTACCGTAACTATGACACCTACGGCTTTACCCAGGCCCTGGATAATAACGAGCAGTTGGACGGCTATAAGGCCGCCAGTTACCAGCGTTATCAGGGTGATAAACTGGCCGACCGCTTCAATGCCTTTACGTACTGGACGCTCTCGAAAGTTATGGACTCCCATAACGTGGGCCGCAACCGGGGCAGCATCCTGAACGCGCTGGCTCAGGTTAAGGCCCGAACGCTGGTTGTGGGTATCCGTTCCGACCTGTTATTCCCACCAACAGAGCAGCAGTTTCTGGCCCGCCACATTCCCGACGCTACGTATGAGGAAATTGACTCGCTGTATGGGCACGATGGGTTTTTGATTGAATTCCGGCCGCTGGCGACACTCATTCGGAAGTGGAAGGCCGCAAATACGGCTAAAACAACTGTCGTTGCCTCACTAAAAAGTAATCCGTGA
- a CDS encoding O-acetylhomoserine aminocarboxypropyltransferase/cysteine synthase family protein translates to MDSQLHFDTLQLHAGQETDPTTNARAVPIYQTTSYVFNDSAHGADLFALKAFGNIYTRIMNPTSDVFEKRMAALEGGVAALAVASGQAAQFIALSNILSAGDNFVTTSFLYGGTYNQFKVSFKRLGIEARFADGDKPESFARLIDDRTKAIYLETIGNPGFNIPDFDAIAAVARQHDLPLIVDNTFGAGGYLFRPLEHGAAVVVESATKWIGGHGTSIGGVIVDGGNYNWGNGKFPQFSEPSPGYHGMVFSDVFGVGGPFGNIQFIIRARVEGLRDWGPAISPFNSFLLLQGLETLSLRVDRTVQNALALAQWLEQHEQVELVNYPGLESSPYHELAKKYLKRGFGGVFTFKVKGGQAAADQFVNSLKLISHLANVGDSKTLIIHPASTTHQQLSEQEQAAAGVEPGLLRISAGIEYIDDIKADLEQAFAQIAEPVLN, encoded by the coding sequence ATGGACTCGCAACTTCATTTTGATACCCTCCAGCTACACGCCGGTCAGGAAACCGACCCAACCACCAACGCGCGGGCTGTCCCCATTTATCAGACTACGTCTTACGTGTTCAATGACTCAGCGCACGGCGCAGACCTGTTCGCCCTGAAAGCTTTCGGGAACATTTATACCCGCATAATGAACCCTACATCCGACGTCTTTGAGAAACGCATGGCGGCTCTCGAAGGTGGGGTGGCGGCCCTTGCCGTTGCCTCCGGGCAGGCGGCTCAATTTATTGCGCTGAGCAATATTCTCAGTGCGGGCGACAATTTTGTGACAACGTCGTTTCTGTACGGCGGTACATATAACCAGTTCAAAGTTTCATTTAAACGCCTGGGGATTGAGGCCCGTTTTGCCGATGGCGACAAACCCGAATCGTTTGCCCGATTGATTGACGACAGAACCAAAGCCATTTATCTCGAAACCATCGGCAATCCGGGTTTTAACATTCCGGACTTCGACGCCATTGCAGCTGTTGCCCGGCAGCATGATCTGCCGCTTATTGTCGACAATACGTTCGGTGCGGGCGGGTACCTGTTCCGGCCCCTTGAACATGGTGCGGCCGTTGTTGTCGAGTCGGCAACAAAATGGATTGGCGGGCACGGCACAAGCATTGGCGGGGTTATTGTGGACGGCGGCAACTACAACTGGGGCAACGGCAAGTTTCCGCAGTTCAGCGAGCCTTCTCCGGGTTACCACGGCATGGTGTTCAGCGATGTGTTCGGTGTTGGCGGACCGTTTGGCAACATTCAGTTCATTATCCGCGCCCGGGTGGAGGGTCTGCGTGACTGGGGCCCGGCCATTAGCCCGTTCAACTCGTTTCTGCTCCTGCAGGGTCTCGAAACACTCTCGCTGCGCGTCGATCGGACGGTGCAGAACGCCCTGGCGCTGGCGCAGTGGCTGGAACAACACGAACAGGTTGAACTGGTTAACTATCCCGGCCTGGAAAGCAGTCCCTACCATGAACTGGCGAAGAAATACCTCAAACGCGGCTTTGGGGGCGTCTTTACGTTCAAAGTGAAGGGTGGTCAGGCAGCGGCCGACCAGTTTGTGAACAGCCTTAAACTAATCAGCCATTTGGCCAATGTTGGCGACTCGAAGACGCTCATTATCCACCCAGCGTCAACGACCCACCAGCAGTTGAGCGAACAGGAGCAGGCGGCTGCGGGCGTTGAGCCGGGGCTCCTGCGTATTTCGGCGGGTATTGAATATATTGATGACATCAAAGCTGACCTCGAACAGGCGTTTGCTCAGATTGCGGAGCCGGTTTTGAATTAG